Proteins from one Bradyrhizobium amphicarpaeae genomic window:
- a CDS encoding cysteine hydrolase family protein, whose amino-acid sequence MPHPVPALIVVDVQRAFDEWEAAGKRRNNPDAVARIADLLRAFRTHGAPIFHIRHEGTKPNSSFLPSRSGYAVKDEAREQPGETVIVKRVNSAFIGTDLEQRLRAGNIGTLVICGATTNHCVETTTRMAGNLGFAAWLVRDATWTFDRIGPDGDEHSAEEIHAMTLSNLNGEFAHIVTSADVVASFAAK is encoded by the coding sequence ATGCCTCACCCCGTCCCCGCCCTCATCGTCGTCGACGTCCAGCGCGCGTTCGACGAATGGGAGGCGGCGGGAAAGCGGCGCAACAATCCGGATGCGGTGGCGCGCATCGCTGATCTGCTGCGGGCTTTCAGGACGCACGGCGCGCCGATCTTTCATATCCGCCATGAAGGCACGAAGCCGAATTCGTCGTTTCTGCCGTCGCGTTCCGGCTATGCCGTCAAGGACGAGGCACGCGAGCAGCCGGGCGAGACCGTGATCGTCAAACGCGTCAACAGCGCCTTCATCGGCACCGACCTGGAGCAGCGTCTGCGCGCTGGCAACATCGGCACGCTCGTGATCTGCGGCGCCACCACCAATCATTGCGTGGAGACGACGACGCGGATGGCCGGCAATCTCGGCTTCGCCGCATGGCTCGTGCGCGATGCGACATGGACATTCGACCGCATCGGACCCGACGGCGACGAGCATTCCGCCGAGGAGATCCATGCGATGACGCTGTCGAACCTCAACGGCGAGTTCGCGCACATCGTCACAAGCGCCGACGTGGTCGCCTCATTCGCGGCCAAGTAA